Within Calonectris borealis chromosome Z, bCalBor7.hap1.2, whole genome shotgun sequence, the genomic segment ATTGACTGTGAAATACATTTTAGGTCTTTCTGCCATTGGGTGGTGAGGAAAAATTCTGATTATAAAATACAAACAGTTTGCAAGTTCCTTTTTGGATTGACTGAAGTATGAAATTTACGTATTTAACAATTAAATTAGAACCCATGAATAACACAGGGAAAATGAAGCTGGCTTCTAGTGTATTGCAAAGTAGATAGAAAATAGGTTGTGCTGGTTAGTCCCAAAACTTGGACGGTTTTTAGAGAAATGCCATTAAGATTTTAACACCTCTTGTAAGTGAGCAATTCCTGTTTTGCTTAGCAATGGTAATTACACATCGAGCTCCATTTTGTCAAATGTTAAATTACATAAtgtaaggggttttttgttgaaaaactgtaaaatttttAGAAAACTGCCATGTTTTCAGCTTCTTGAAATTGATACATTGCAGGTTGTTACATGTAAATTGTTAGAACCATACCTAAGTGTTTGGGTGACTGGCTGGACGCAGGTTGTACGGATTTCTTTTGAGTTACAGTGGAGCATTCTGTGTGATATAGTTAGCATTTTATAAGAATACCTACCACATCCTGggagagaacattttaaaatacgtATATATTGATTGTGGGGGTTTTTCTCTGCAAATTTATGGAATATACTTTGAAACAGCGACTGCTGTTAGTAGGAACATCTGTCTGTCTTTGTGGAGTATCAGAAAGAAGATATCATAAGCAATTAGTAAATTGGAAGGctttaaaaaatagaagttaTGAAAGAACAATTGATATtcctgttttggaggaaaaaacctctcTTTCATCTGTCGATCTTTGTAAAGCACTGGCTGTTGAGTTCTAGTATTTGGCCACcctttgaaatgctttgattagttttatttaaatcGTAACAGTTGCAGTTTTAAATTTAGAACCACAAAAAATGaatcaaatattttcagttcagatTGACTGCTTAACATCTTTAACGTCTTCCTGTATCGTTGTGGTAGAGAAACATGTCTGTCTTGTGATCTTGAGTGCTTTGCCCAAGATAGTTAACAATGGGTTCTTTGGGTTTTGAGTGCCCTCATGtagtaaagattttaaaagatgtgCTCAAACGCTTCATGCTTCAAAACAAATACAGGTATGCACTGAAAGTGTTAAGAAACAAACCTGCTTGAAAGTTTCCGAGATGACAAAAAAGAAGCTTGTAACTAAGTTTCTCAAAGGTACTgttgaagaaaaaatacagatttgtgtCTCATGTGTCCTAAAGGGCAAGTTCCTCTATTTGCTGGAACCCCAGAGGCACCCTGCTCTGAACACACCCAGCTGCCCAAATACAAACAGTTAAGAGGAAACCTTTTCCAAATTCAGGGACTTACAGTTTGGCATCTGCAGAGTTTatgttttcattaggaaaaaaaaaaaaatgtttccaggcCCTGTGTTTGCAAAGCAAACCTTCCATATGCGAAGTAAATTAAACAGATGAAGCTTTCCTTCAGCCTGTCGGAGGCTCCAGGAAAGCTGCAGCGTAAAGGCAGCTGTCCCCCAGACTGTTCAACCTGGAAATATGAATTCACGTGTGACTTAATGGAGAAGCTGCTGCAAAGGGAGTGTGCTGTAAATAATTGTCACTGGCAACACAACATGAGCAGTAACATTTCACAAAACAAGTCCCTGAAAGAATGTTTCGGGTATTTGTTTGAAGAAATTACAAACCAGTCATTGCGTATATTGGTGCAAGCAAGCATAGTTTTGGAGGTGGGAATCTGCCGTAGGATCTACTTCATTGGTCACAGAAGGATTTCTTTATAACGTTACGCTAGCAAGTGTAACGGCAATCCCTAGACTGTTCATTTTTGGCTATTTCTGCATTAAGTATAGGACATAGAAGTGTTAGTCTATACTTGCTTTCCTTCTGCAAACTAGCACCTTCAGATTGCATGCAGAGAATCTCAGTATTGTTTGCTGACAAAGGATctttgtgtttgtatatataaaatatatatgtaaaaatataatatGGTGGGATCTGAATTCACTGATCATGTAAAATGCTAATCAGGAAAAAGTTTCACAATAGTCAATTCACTGAATTACTATCTCTAACTGAGTAGCAGTGGTAATTGTCACGACATTGGCATAGTCATGGTTTCAGATTTCATTATGAATATGAGAATCAGATCAGACTTACGACTCATCTGATCAAATAGGGCAGGTTTATTGCCTCAATTTGAAATCCCATCAATccatatatagagagatattttaaaccatttttgaGCAAGTTCTATCTCATATTGTGTTTTCTCAAAATTAAAACAGTCTAAAAGAATGTAAACCTGAAGACAACAGAGTTTTAGGGATTGAAAAGATGGGTTTTTCTGCAACTACATACATaagtttgcattatttttgtgGCAGTTAGTAGGACTAACATGAATGGATAGACATGGAAATATTCCTCAACTTACTGTCCATAGCATGTCTTTTACAAAGTATTGACtgcatacttctttttttccccagtggccACAGATGTCTTCAACTCCAAAAGTCTGGCCATTCAGgcccagaaaaaaatccttggaaAAATGGTGTCCAAATCAATAGCAACTACTTTGATCGATGATACAAGCAGTGATGTTTTAGATGAGCTCTACAGAGTGACAAAGGAATATACACAGAAtaaaaaggaagcagagaagaTCATCAAAAACCTCATTAAAATAGTCCTCAAATTGGCAATTCTCTACAGGAACAACCAATTTAATCAAGATGAAATAGCGTTGATGGAGAAATTCAAGAAGAAAGTTCATCAGCTGGCTAAGACCGTGGTCAGTTTCCATCAAGTGGATTATACCTTTGACAGGAATTTTCTGTCCAAACTGTTAAATGATTGTAGAGAGCTACTTCATGAAATCATTCAGCGTCACCTAACTGCAAAGTCACATGGACGTGTCAACAACGTGTTTGATCACTTCTCTGATTGTGAATTTTTGGCTGCCTTGTACAATCCCTTTGGACCTTATAAACTCCATTTGCAGAAACTTTGTGATGGTGTCAACAAAATGCTAGATGAGGGGAATATATAAGTATTTGTATTAAAGTTGACTGCCTATGCATTATTTGTAGATGGAACACTGTTGATTTATGAAGGAATAAGGGAGcatgcaaaaaaatttttttacattatgacaaatatttccaaaatatctTTATTAATTTGATTCCTTATTATGAGCTATCTGTTGCTATTCACAGTCCGTCTGGAAGAAAGACTGCACATGACTTTTTTTACTGTGCTTTGCCTACAGAAACAGCTGGATAAAGACAATAAAACAGAACGGTCCAAGTAGAGTAAGAGTCTTGCAAGATAGatatacaaaacaaaataatatgctGTCAGACAATCCAAATCTTTCATACATTTACAGAATTATTTCTAAACTATCAGAGTCCAGTAATATTAGTAACAGGCTATCATGGTGATGGTACACTCTATAATTTCTTTCacttatttgtaaaatatatatttgattcATTTATAGTCTTCTATGCTCTCTGCACAGATCACAGCTTCCTAATGTTGCCCTTGTGAAGCATTCAGTTTTAAATAATATCAGTGATGCTGTCACGTAGAGTCTTAACGGGCTTGTTCATCTCCAGCTCAGTGGTGAAAACTTCCTGTCTGCAAGGCTACCAAGTATAGATCCTTATAGACGCGCACAGATGCTTGCTTCCTTTGATTATATGGGGATTATCTGAGAAATAAGCTACAGTAACATAGCCTAACTGGGGAAAAGTATTCCCTAGAAAACACTTGCGGTACATAATTTTAACTCTGCCTGTGATAAGGTAAAACATAGTGACTTACTTACCTGTGCAATTCCTTAAGATATTTAGAATCCTGCTAATAGGTCCTAATTCTTTTTGAAAAGGTGTGAGTCGGTATATTTTATACACTAGGCTGATGTGTATGATGATGTGAATTCAGAAAACATAatcatctgaaaataaatttcaagcCAATTTGCTTTGTGTACAATGAAACAGCAATTAGTTTTATCATTGCATTATATACTATTTAACTAATGGATAAATGGCATCTcgaataaatttttttccttcttttttcccctcctacctttcacccttctttttctccctcatactcttcttgccttgccttggggataaaaaaatgtgacttttctAGACACTGTAATGTACTTAAAAGCATGAAGTTACATACATACATTTCAAACACCTGAAGACTTTTTGTTAGGAGGCATATTAAGaatttgctgtttatttaatTGCCAGtggttttgctgtttgctgtgtcCTTTTGTTTTAATGAGTAAACCAAAGAATATTTGCACTCCGAACttctcatgcctttttttttcccttgctgcatTTTGAATTATAAAGAGCAAACTTGGCCTGTGCCGGCAACGAAAGCATCACAGCCTCTGATATATGGCTTCAGCATTACTTGtgattttttaagagagaaaattcaGTTTCATTCATGTTTTTTTGGTGACTAGGCTCTGAATATTCCCAGAAAGGTGCCAGAAATGTGCCAGAAAAATATGTGTTCAAAATGTGAACTCATTTTATACAAGCCACTAGCATCTAGCAGAGACAGCAGATTAATGTACTACTAGGCTGGAACAACTAGGAACTGATGTAAGGATAGTGCACCAGAATTTGCCAAGAAATAGATTATTGGCTTGACATCTGAAGGGATATCATTTAAGACCTCTTCCCATGTTTTTCTTAAACAGTAAATACATTGTACTTTTGTCCACCAGAAGTCATGTATAGGAATGCAACATCATGGGGAAAATCCCACAAATTGTATAGTTTCTGATGTATTTGCtccacctttcttttcttttcctacctAGAAAGAGaaagctatttattttctttcccaattCTTTTCTCTGAGGTGAGAATAGAAAGGAACTTGACTTCTAGAAGttgaaactgttttctttacaaattttctttacaaatatttctaaatcaTGTTCTGATTCTGCAAAATAGCGTAGTTTATAACAAATGGTAACAGTTACTGAAAGGAGGACAGGACAGTAGCTTGTTTAGAACCAGGCACAATGTATGCATGTGCTGTGTAAAGCACGGAAGATTTTCTTCAGCCATGACCCAGAATATTTTGCCTGCTCAAATTTGAATTTTCTCTGGGACAAAATTTGGTTAAATCGTCTTTGTACATTGTTAATGAATGCCTACTGACATGTATATAAGCCATATTGTAGTCAAACTATGTATATTTTCATTAACACAGTAACTTCTTACTCACAGTTGCATTATCTGGCCATATActttttagaaaaagcaaaaattcttcATGGAGATTTGGTTATAAGCATAAAAACTTGACAACTAGGAGAAGTTATATTTAGCTCACGATCTTGTTACATTCATCTGAGATGCTGTAACAATAGTTCTTGTCTGGCATTCATTTGCAATTACAAAGAAGTGACTTCTGTTATgatgaaagaaaacaattgtaCTGGATTTCCAAAGACCTACCTTTATAAATAACATGACATAGCACTCAAGTTGTATAATTTtgcagttaatttattttttctgcagcaCACATAAATAGTGGCTTTAATTatcaaaattcagaaataaattgatAGCATTTTTCCTTGTAATACACTTGTCATGAAAGCATTGAACCTCTAGCAGAAACTTGACGTAGTCAAGTTTAAAAAAGGTTACAGTAGTACTGTTTATTTATGGGTAGGATAATGCCATTATTCTGTGCTGTAAAACTGATGCAACACTGTGTTTTAATAGGGTAagaattattaatatattaaaatccaGTCATCATGGATTCATTTTGCAATAGGCTTTTAAATCTCAGTACCTTAGGTGTTTCATATTTGTAACATCCTTTTAATGTTTAGTTAATATGTAGTGCCTAATGCCATCCAAATATATGTTGGTGAAGCTATGGAAGTTAAAACTAATGTTATAGCCTTCTAGAGGAGTTGAAAAAGTGGTAAGTCAGACCTCGGCTACCTTTTGCAAGACACATCAAACAACTGTGATCTCagccataaaaagaaaacaagatagaGGGATGTTATCACGGCCATTCTGTGTGTGCCACCTTAAAAGGGATGCACTAGAACTTTTGGCCACCCCTTAATTATGTTTGTATGCATTGGTGTGCATGCATAGACAAAAAGACACAATGGGGTAAGTTACAAGCCTTGTTCTTGTTCTTAAGCTCTCTTGAGATGTATCTCCGTTTAGAAGGTACAGAGATTATCAGGAGGCTGGAAGCTTTCAGCAActggtgtgggtttgtttttttctttaggaaaatacCAAATCATGTCTCTTCTAAAAAAAGATTCAACCCCACCCATAAAGCAAATTCCTGTAAAGTAAAGGAATGAGGAGGTGGCCAATTGCGTTCTCACATCCCTCCCTAAAAAGACTGCATTGTCCCAAGGAAGTAGTGAACTGATTTTCATGCCAGTTGGCTTCAGTCGCTTTCCAGCCCCTTGCTGTAGCTCTAACAGCTGTAATGTGACTATTTAAAGGTAAACTGGAATTCTGCATGTCACACTTCAAAGGACCAGAACATGCTTGTTTTCATGGTCCAGCCAAGAGGAATCCACACTACTCCTAAGTCCATCATTGTCAAAGGTGACAGTGTTAATAAGGAGGACGGGTAAGTTGCACGTTGTACTGGCTTAGATGATCTCTCTATGATGAGTGTTCACCATCTGGTGACCTGCTACCATAGCTTTCCTTTGGCCTTACATGCTTTTCTTGCCCTTCTGAGCAGCAGAACTACTCTTCAGACAGTTCTATTCCTTCCCTACCATTTTTGCCCCAAGATTATATTACATTGTGTATGCGTCTAAGGAGAACAGTAGATGCGTTACCCACTtcacttaatgaaaaaaacagagctaaatACCAGTTtcctgggggtttttttgcaatgtaATTTGAAATCTGAAAGAATAATCTACATCTTCATTTAGTTGTTAATACTGGTTTCGGTATAATCTATACCCTCATCAGTATAGTAAGCATTTAGCTGTGATTCAGTACATGTACTTCTgagcctttaagaaaaaaaaaagtagtgcttTTGAATGCATTACAGAGGGTATACTTCAGCATGAACTTGAAATGAAGATTCCTGTTTGCATAACGATTTGCAGAGAAACCTTGTTACAACTGTTTTTCACTGAGATTTGGGCAGGTCAGCCAACATTCCTGGTTAAGTGGCAAACATCAGTGCTCTGGATAAAACAACTGTCAAAGGAGATTGTAGAAACCTAATCCATACCAAATTACTAATCTGTTGGTGCTGAAGTTTGCATACTGCAGCTGAATTATATTCCAACTTTGACATTCATATCTATAGTATTATATATTTTAGGTTACCATGTGATTTATTTTCCctctatggaaaaaaaaggagtagTATATCCTTACAGGCTATGTGTAAGAGCTCTTTCTGTTACAGTAGTGCTTGGTCTATATCACAAATCAAGATTTCTTAATGTTTAAACCACAAATTGCTGAAGTGACCTCTCTTTTCTTAGTACTCAGTTTTAATATTTACAGTTCTGATTTCCAATTTTAAAGCTGATATTTACAAATAGGACATCAATACCCACTTTTTCTTGCAAGTTTGGGAAATACAGGAACTGTAGCGTATCTTCTAACAGTCTGTAAATTTCTACTTGCTATCACTCCACCAGTTTCTGGAGAAACATCCCTTACGGCATTTCTTTCTATTAGGGAGCAAATTGAAAAGAGGCAGCTCATAGCTTTGGGATGTCCCATAATTACACAGTATCAAGCAAAGAAGCAGACTATAATGATTAGGAATAATGGAATTAAAGAGATACGTTACTTGCCCAACTTTCCCAAGCGACCGAAACCTGTTTGCTATTTGTTGTTCTCCCCTGTGGGAAAGTCTTGGTGTGGTAGGTGGAGGACAAAGGTAGAGCTTCCTACAGTTACTGTGATTTAGATATAAATTACTTTTACCATCACACGTAAGACCTTCCACTTTCTACTCTAACAGTCTTAACACTGGATTTTAAAATCATGCTTCCCATTGGCTTCATGACAAATGAATTCCTAGTTCAGTTTGTATTAAATATTTAggttttaaatgtgcttttattaATGCACATAAATATGAGCTGAAACAAAATAGAAGTCAGCCTTGTACATCATATCTTTCTTCCTAGATACcttgttttttcctcggaccGTAGGTGTTTTGTGTGCTATAAAGAAACTTCTTGGTGGATATAATTCTGAAGGTTTTGATAAATGCAGGTTGTTCTACGAGAAAATTGTTGGCTTTTCACCCCCTTGTTCTCCAGTTCCTGCTGGCAGCTTTTCAGAGTATCAGCCCCACTGGTCTTTAAACCAATGGCAATTTAGAGCTTCTTATTTGCAACACTCTTTGTGGGACATTTTGAATTACGTGTTTCAGAATTCATTTATCATTGATTGTTCTGGCCAAGCCACAGCTAATAGTGGATGAAAAATATTGTTACATTTAATTTGTGtgagttttttttaatacagagtATGATGGTGTAGATGGAATAAATCAGCCCAAGTAGGACCCATATACCACCAACCCTTCTTTTCTTGCACAGGAATGGCAATGCACCAGTTCTACTCCATTATGCAATAGtgttgaaaaattatttggctttCTTGAACAGAATTTAGTCTTCTTGCATTTGAGGAATCTGTTTCAGTAGCTGGGCTTGGCTTGGGTCTGAGGCGAAAGTCCCCTGGCTGTTGATAGACTATGGTTAATTAAGGATTCCTGTGACATGAAAGGACAGCCTTTCCCCATTCCAGAGGCACTTAGCTGATGCCTTCAGTTTACTTCACTGGCTGGACTTGAGATACTgtggggttttgctttgtttgtttggggttcgGGTATTTCTGTGGAGAGTGAAAACCTATAACTGTGTATCATCTGCTAGGCTTGCTAAgagattacagaaataaaacagactgAGGCAGTGCTTTGAGCCACAGGGGGAATAGGTGCATTGGTCCCAGGACATAACATGAGATCAGCTGTTACTTTCAAGAAAGCTGGTTCTGTATCTCAAGGATCTTGATAattcagcaacagaaaaatgaTCTCATCCTTGGAACTAAAGTGAGTCTCTTTGCCCAACTGAAAAGCTATCTCAGTTATAGGCTGCTGAACTTGATTTCAACGGTATGGACACTCCCAAAGGTATGTTTGCTGTGCTATCATATGAGAAACCATTAgggaaaagtggaaaggaaagcTCAGCACTTTTCTGGGAGAAAGGGCTGTGATCAGACAAAGATCTCATTAAGTTTGCTTTGCCATCTTCACTGTGATGAGGTTTACTGCCTACTGTAAGCATAGGTATTTGACTTTGGCTAAGTAAGACAATACGCTTAAGCTTGCAGTTCCAGTATCCTATGACACTGCAATGTACAGTTTACCCCAAAACTAGAACTGAGAAGCTCATACTACAAAATGTGGAAACAGGGCAGGATGCCCTTTACAAAACAGTATCAATGAAAATTACTCTTTGCTGCTGTTTGGAGCTGGGAGAACTTTGGCTGGGGAATTCAGACTTCCCACCTCATTCCTGATGAGCAAAGCAAGTGCTGGAGAGGAGTACAAGCTACTAAAGAAAAAGGTGTTTATGTTGTTACTTAGTTGACTGGCTGTTCTTCACCTACCCGTCTTGCTTCTCAGTTAGTGGGCTATTCCATACTTCATGTATTCTTGACTGAAATTGCTCTTTATTGCAGGTTGGGGAGGAATTCTCACCACAGAATGTAGTCAATCTGAACCTGTGGTGTTTggctttcatttgcatttttgggGTGGTTGGGATGGAAGCTGGTGGAGTGGGTATTTCTATGAGACAACTGGAAGTCTGCTCTTTATCTGGGGGGAATGAATATACGTGTAGTGTTGTGCACAGAGAAAGCTTCTGTAACAACACTGGGATTACGAACTCTAGAATGTACTTGGTGGCAGCTTGAGAGAAGAGCCCATTTTAGGAGGCACAGTTTAACAGTAGCTTATCTTTTGTGTTTTAAAggagctttattttttattaaaggaGCTGCCTGGATTTATTCCAAGAGCAGAACCTCTTGGAATTTTTGGCTGTTGTGAAGCTCAATATGGCTGTTAACTCAGGAAGCAACTGCACTGAATCAGTTTTCTCAAGGAGGCCTTTCAAGTCTTCCACCTATTCAGTGAAGATTCAGCCCATCTGTAGATTCCATTTACCCGTAACTTGGTCGTAGTGCCAATATGCATCTGATTTCCACAGAATGCGACATACCGTTATTTGCTAGTCTTTTTACCTCTTATTTTAGCCCATGTGGgttttactctcctttttttgcCTTCAAGGGGACCAAGTTAATGGATTTTTCATGAAGAATCATTTAGGATGAAATGGAGTGGTTGTGTTACAGGAGCAACACCATAACCTTTTGCTGGCACCTCCCCAACATCTCTCCACGGGATGTACTTTCAAAGCTGTAGATGTGCACAAGCAACTAGTTTCTGCTTGCTGAGTTTGTTCTACTAATGTGTTATTATATACCAGCTCAGCAGTCCACCAAGCCCTGACTGACCCAGGGCTTCAGTTTCCCTTAAACTGTGAGTCTCTGATGGAATCAAATGGAGAGCTTCCATAGTGCTCTGCTTGTGCCCCCAGCACACTTAATTGAGTGGTATGTGCGACAAATGCCAAAATTAACGTTTCTTGCCAAAACAGGGACACAAGACCTCCTGTGATGTGGGTTGTTGACAAGAGCtatgaaaatgtttgcatttacatTTGCAGTTGGTTTATAAAATATATCCAGTCTTAACTACGCAGCAGGCTGCTCCTCAACATCACATCAGGAAAGTTGCTTTTCAAGCTCCGAGGGTGACAAACAATGGATTCAATGGCAAGAAAAACCCACTTACTAACTGCTGTAGgctcacaggaaaataaaagaacacaAAAGAATCCAAGTTAGAATGGAAATAATACTATTTGCTGTTCCTGCAGATGAAAGGAATCAATAGAAACACCATATGCTAGCTATGAAGAATTCCTCAGTGGGGGTTTCTATCACATAAAATTGTATACCTGACCAAAATAAGTAGTTTTCTCTAACCACttttactgaaagagtaattAGTAGGGTGAGCTGGGCCGTACAGTTGGTTTATAGGAGATGAACATTTGTGACCAGCTCAGGGCCGAGACCTCTCAATGACCTCTCTGTACTGGCAGCCAGAGGATggctgcagagagagggaggaaatggGGACAGTGACCTGGCTGCAAATGAGGCCTCTTTGGTCACAGCAGAAAACGTCTACCTTCAAAACCCTGGGGACTTCTACAGCACTGAGGCTGTGGGGAGGTACCATCTGTTGTAGGCCATACTGCTCATGTTCAATGAAGGGTGCCACAGTTTTTAACATGGATTCAGTATCTAGTTGTTGGTCATGGCAAGAAACATCTAGTTGCCCCTTTCACTCACGTTTGTAGAGAAATCTTTGTTCCCAGTGAACAGGCCTCTACAAATCTCCATGAGCAAAACcatttagaaagcaaataaagTACTTGAAAATGAGCCTTATGATCCAAACAGATCTTctagcaatattaaaaaatacagaataaaagcaAGTCAGTCAATTATTTTATTCTCCCTGAACACAAGGTTCAAAGGTGCTCACCGTCTACAGCAGCAGACGGTAGAAAACGTTTTCAATGGGATTAAGACTCCTACCGTATCCATAACACATGCAACTCCAAGTTTATAAAAGagacaaaagccaaaaaaacccaattatcTAACATGTTAGTTGAAACACTGACTTTAGAACATACACCAAATTTGTTCTTGTACACAACAACAAAATTCACTGTTTATAAAGGAACTTACCTGCTCTAGGCATTGAAgcgtaacagaaaaaaaaacataatcatACTTAGTATTACAGGGTACCGCTCGGTGTTTTTGGCAAATTTTTCCTGCTGTAAAAAGCCTGCTATGTCAGTAAAAAAGTTTAATGATAAATATATGTTAGTTCACACTGCTCACTAAGA encodes:
- the TNFAIP8 gene encoding tumor necrosis factor alpha-induced protein 8 isoform X2 — translated: MATDVFNSKSLAIQAQKKILGKMVSKSIATTLIDDTSSDVLDELYRVTKEYTQNKKEAEKIIKNLIKIVLKLAILYRNNQFNQDEIALMEKFKKKVHQLAKTVVSFHQVDYTFDRNFLSKLLNDCRELLHEIIQRHLTAKSHGRVNNVFDHFSDCEFLAALYNPFGPYKLHLQKLCDGVNKMLDEGNI
- the TNFAIP8 gene encoding tumor necrosis factor alpha-induced protein 8 isoform X4; protein product: MVSKSIATTLIDDTSSDVLDELYRVTKEYTQNKKEAEKIIKNLIKIVLKLAILYRNNQFNQDEIALMEKFKKKVHQLAKTVVSFHQVDYTFDRNFLSKLLNDCRELLHEIIQRHLTAKSHGRVNNVFDHFSDCEFLAALYNPFGPYKLHLQKLCDGVNKMLDEGNI
- the TNFAIP8 gene encoding tumor necrosis factor alpha-induced protein 8 isoform X1; the protein is MSSEADEPKEVATDVFNSKSLAIQAQKKILGKMVSKSIATTLIDDTSSDVLDELYRVTKEYTQNKKEAEKIIKNLIKIVLKLAILYRNNQFNQDEIALMEKFKKKVHQLAKTVVSFHQVDYTFDRNFLSKLLNDCRELLHEIIQRHLTAKSHGRVNNVFDHFSDCEFLAALYNPFGPYKLHLQKLCDGVNKMLDEGNI